Proteins encoded together in one Janthinobacterium tructae window:
- a CDS encoding 5-formyltetrahydrofolate cyclo-ligase, which yields MRKALLAARRALPETTRAGWDAAIAQRLLDWCVQENVEELGVYWPLHGEPDLHGAYAQLAARGVQLSLPVVLEKHAPLAFSDWTPGVAMVKDGMGVAVPAQLRLRPAPATLLVPCLGFNTERFRLGYGGGYYDRTLAQTPRPRTVGIAYACLEASFPNGEYDIALDHIMTEGDLYC from the coding sequence TTGCGCAAGGCCCTGCTGGCGGCCCGCCGCGCCCTGCCCGAGACTACGCGCGCGGGGTGGGATGCGGCCATCGCGCAGCGCCTGCTGGACTGGTGCGTGCAGGAAAACGTCGAGGAACTGGGCGTGTACTGGCCCCTGCACGGAGAGCCGGACTTGCACGGCGCGTATGCGCAGCTGGCCGCGCGCGGCGTGCAATTGAGTTTGCCCGTGGTGCTGGAAAAGCATGCACCGCTGGCATTTTCCGACTGGACGCCCGGTGTAGCGATGGTCAAGGATGGCATGGGCGTGGCCGTGCCGGCCCAATTGCGCCTGCGCCCGGCGCCCGCCACCCTGCTGGTGCCCTGCCTGGGTTTTAATACGGAGCGTTTCCGGCTCGGCTATGGCGGCGGCTATTACGACCGCACCCTGGCGCAAACGCCCCGTCCGCGCACGGTAGGCATCGCCTATGCCTGCCTGGAGGCAAGCTTTCCCAACGGCGAATACGACATCGCCCTCGATCACATCATGACCGAGGGCGATCTTTACTGTTAG
- a CDS encoding lytic transglycosylase domain-containing protein has protein sequence MISPLKWIAGTMLCVASALSPLAALAQVSATVSPAVPDTRSEDDAFLLLRDAARKDDAEKADFYAGRLTNYQIPSYVDYYRLKPRIKQLTEAQFRDYLNRYKGSAIADRFRNDWLLELGRKRDWVVFDEQYPQFALDDDTQLKCYALMSRAAKGQNVAPEARNLLVSPPGYGEACGSLIAVLAQNGQFDTNELWAQIRLAGQTNATGPARRIALLLGASDAKMAQAIDLPALMLAKGPGPSRADHEMYLVAIGRMAKSTLKLGVVALQKASTQLTPQEQAIGWANLALQASYSLAPEAFEYWQKSNGAPLTQEQMQWKTRIALREGNWPVVKSSIQAMPASLRADPTWVYWLARAQQAETPGRPNAQADTLYRTIAEQSNFYGLLANEELGNHLVLPPPGQPVSPTEIAAMAANPGLQRALKFFNMRLRFEGTREWNWELRSMTDRQHLAAAEFARQNNVLDRMVNTSDRTRLEVDYTQRYPTPHDDVMHPATQTLGLDKAWVYGLIRQESRFIMDAQSHVGASGLMQVMPSTARYVAKKIGLTDFVTETLSDVRTNVLLGTNYLNMVLGGLDGSQVLASAAYNAGPGRLRIWRATMTRPLEGAIFAEIIPYTETRGYVKNVMANATYYAALFEKRPQSLKARLGTVGPKNSAIAADLP, from the coding sequence TTGATTTCCCCACTGAAATGGATTGCCGGCACGATGCTGTGTGTTGCATCGGCCTTGTCTCCTCTGGCCGCCCTGGCCCAGGTGTCCGCCACCGTCTCTCCTGCCGTACCCGACACGCGCAGCGAGGACGATGCCTTCCTGCTGCTGCGCGACGCCGCGCGCAAGGATGACGCCGAAAAAGCCGACTTTTATGCGGGGCGCCTGACGAATTACCAGATTCCATCGTATGTTGACTATTATCGGCTGAAACCGCGCATCAAACAGCTGACTGAGGCGCAATTTCGCGATTACCTGAACCGCTACAAGGGCAGCGCCATCGCCGACCGTTTCCGCAACGACTGGCTGCTGGAGCTGGGCCGCAAGCGCGACTGGGTCGTGTTTGATGAGCAATATCCGCAATTCGCCCTCGACGACGACACCCAGCTCAAGTGCTATGCGCTGATGTCGCGCGCGGCCAAGGGGCAGAACGTGGCGCCCGAAGCGCGCAACCTGCTGGTGTCGCCGCCCGGCTATGGCGAAGCGTGCGGCAGCCTGATCGCGGTCTTGGCGCAAAATGGCCAGTTCGACACGAATGAGCTGTGGGCGCAGATCCGCCTGGCGGGCCAGACCAACGCCACGGGCCCGGCGCGCCGCATCGCGCTGTTGCTGGGCGCGTCCGACGCGAAGATGGCGCAAGCCATCGATTTGCCGGCGCTGATGCTGGCCAAGGGACCGGGACCCAGCCGCGCCGACCACGAGATGTACCTGGTGGCCATCGGCCGCATGGCGAAAAGTACCCTGAAACTGGGCGTGGTGGCACTGCAAAAGGCCAGCACGCAACTGACGCCGCAGGAGCAAGCCATCGGCTGGGCCAACCTGGCCCTGCAGGCATCGTATTCGCTGGCGCCGGAAGCGTTTGAATATTGGCAAAAATCCAATGGCGCACCGTTGACCCAGGAGCAGATGCAGTGGAAAACGCGCATTGCCTTGCGCGAAGGCAACTGGCCTGTGGTGAAGTCGTCCATCCAGGCCATGCCGGCCTCGCTGCGCGCCGATCCCACCTGGGTCTACTGGCTGGCGCGCGCGCAGCAGGCGGAAACGCCGGGCCGCCCGAATGCGCAGGCCGATACCCTGTACCGCACGATTGCCGAGCAGTCGAATTTCTACGGCTTGCTGGCCAACGAAGAGCTGGGCAACCATCTGGTGTTGCCGCCGCCGGGCCAGCCCGTCAGCCCGACAGAAATCGCCGCCATGGCCGCCAATCCGGGCTTGCAGCGGGCGCTGAAATTTTTCAACATGCGCTTGCGCTTCGAAGGCACGCGCGAGTGGAACTGGGAATTGCGTTCGATGACGGATCGCCAGCATCTGGCGGCCGCGGAATTTGCGCGCCAGAACAATGTGCTCGACCGCATGGTCAATACGTCCGACCGCACGCGCCTGGAAGTGGACTATACGCAGCGCTACCCGACGCCGCACGACGACGTCATGCATCCGGCCACGCAAACCCTGGGCCTGGATAAAGCCTGGGTGTATGGCTTGATCCGCCAGGAATCGCGCTTCATCATGGATGCGCAATCGCATGTGGGCGCCTCCGGCCTGATGCAGGTGATGCCGTCGACGGCCCGTTACGTCGCCAAGAAGATCGGTCTCACCGATTTCGTCACGGAAACCTTGAGCGATGTGCGCACCAACGTCTTGCTGGGCACGAATTACCTGAACATGGTGCTCGGTGGCCTCGATGGTTCGCAAGTGCTGGCCAGCGCCGCCTACAACGCGGGGCCGGGACGCTTGCGCATCTGGCGCGCCACCATGACGCGCCCGCTGGAAGGCGCCATCTTTGCCGAGATCATTCCGTACACGGAAACGCGCGGCTACGTGAAAAACGTGATGGCCAACGCCACCTATTACGCGGCCCTGTTCGAGAAGCGCCCGCAGTCGCTGAAAGCGCGCCTGGGTACCGTGGGACCGAAAAACAGCGCCATCGCGGCCGATTTGCCGTAA